A genomic region of Castor canadensis chromosome 16, mCasCan1.hap1v2, whole genome shotgun sequence contains the following coding sequences:
- the Rgs9bp gene encoding regulator of G-protein signaling 9-binding protein: MAKEECKALLDELNKTTACYHHLVLTVGGSADSQNLREELQKTRQKARELAVATGSRLTVALRDRGLAAEERAEFERLWVAFSGCLDLLEADMQRALALGAAFPLHAPRRPLVRTGVAGGSSRVAARALSARSLRHEAECDFDVADLPELEREVLQVGEMIHDMEMKVNVPRWTVQARQAAGAELLSSASTGVSSAVVERAGPCDPSKALAATVFSAVLLVAVALALCVAKLS; the protein is encoded by the coding sequence ATGGCCAAGGAGGAATGCAAGGCGCTGCTGGACGAGCTCAACAAGACGACCGCGTGCTACCACCACTTGGTGCTGACGGTCGGCGGCTCGGCGGACTCGCAGAATCTGCGGGAGGAGCTGCAGAAGACGCGCCAAAAGGCGCGGGAGCTGGCGGTGGCCACCGGTTCCCGGCTGACGGTGGCGCTGCGCGACCGGGGCCTGGCCGCCGAGGAGCGCGCGGAGTTTGAGCGACTGTGGGTGGCTTTTTCCGGCTGCCTGGATCTGCTGGAAGCTGACATGCAGCGCGCGCTGGCGCTGGGCGCCGCGTTCCCGTTGCACGCGCCGCGGCGGCCGCTGGTGCGCACCGGGGTGGCGGGCGGCTCGTCGCGCGTGGCGGCGCGCGCCCTGAGCGCACGCAGCCTGCGCCACGAGGCGGAGTGCGACTTCGACGTAGCAGATCTGCCCGAATTGGAGCGTGAGGTTCTTCAGGTGGGCGAGATGATCCACGACATGGAAATGAAGGTCAACGTGCCGCGCTGGACAGTGCAAGCCCGGCAGGCGGCGGGAGCCGAACTCCTGTCCAGTGCCAGCACGGGCGTCTCCTCGGCAGTAGTGGAGCGCGCGGGGCCCTGCGACCCCAGCAAGGCTCTGGCAGCCACTGTTTTCAGCGCCGTTCTGCTGGTGGCTGTGGCTCTGGCCTTGTGCGTGGCAAAGCTGAGCTGA